In a genomic window of Vigna radiata var. radiata cultivar VC1973A unplaced genomic scaffold, Vradiata_ver6 scaffold_420, whole genome shotgun sequence:
- the LOC111240763 gene encoding uncharacterized protein LOC111240763: MKQLLIRKNSGERTSVNVNVTTGVATDRYADDFRSYLGVVAHDKISILVPSFDHVSEVDRNIIWNDILLTFDIPNVTSLRNKCLSTVAENFRNFKSKLTSRYIYGKHKHKTPCSAYKSIDE; this comes from the exons ATGAAACAACTATTGATAAGGAaaaatagtggtgaaagaacttCGGTGAATGTGAATGTCACCACGGGTGTGGCAACTGACCGCTATGCagatgacttccgatcataccttggagtgGTGGCACATGATAAGATTAGCATTCTCGTTCCATCTTTTGATCATGTGTccgaggttgatcggaacattatttggaacgatatattg ctgacatttgacattccaaatgtcacatcacttagaaataagtgtttgtcaactgtTGCAGAAAATTTCAGAAACTTTAAAAGCAAGTTGACATCAAGATACATCTATGGAAAGCATAAACATAAGACTCCATGTTCTGcatataagtccattgatgagtAG